The following coding sequences are from one Halorubrum sp. BOL3-1 window:
- a CDS encoding S8 family serine peptidase, which produces MVRRKTLFATLFAAVMVASMFAPTAGAAAVMDGTGGDAVDAGAADVDSEVQQQTETTAETNQSDRAERKADALDRGTRLAPGADRSGVHPALRSASGETVVVISVERGLDPQTLPADSSAALDAIKDDSDATQQPVVDALETEFDADVRNRFWAGNVVTAEVDLSEVDIRVLAEKIDGVKSVSPNVRYERPDPPATGSDAGAAPANHNGSYTYGLEQINVPEFEDEFDTQGEGATVMIGDNGISNPEEGHPDLEFATEAIVENGTVDEGTLVGGSAGSHGEHTAGTATGAAHPAGDVPRYGVAPEADLLMADVFAGGAFSEDIIASMQWAAENDADVASFSLGFPSSTGLSTFQPAYVETIQDVNAAGTVAVVSAGNSGSGDGGGPVTSPATNFRSAAIGASNSAGTIAAFSSGDVITDDDVEIVGPENGTLPDTFPHRYVQPDVSAPGANVLSSGPLGGDVGDDNATYSTASGTSMAAPHYAGAVALLQSATDEELSPGLIQAALAETAEKPDNEFPSADGRDIRYGTGIIDVNAAAQALNETQTVEGTVTDNATGDAVVGATVATDAGALTTTDENGSYVLETTEDPATVTVDQFGYAEQTTEVSGGATTDFALEPQLAVDLIDGQPGFAETGESVDLTLDVRNLDSLTIDLTDDSGLNASDLTVSVNGTEVELGNETTFDGLSVDAVPVTVEIADDAPTGETFALEHTFAGLGDSVTVVTGPTETVDELQGPEFEVTSIDVQDDVTPEESIFITATVENVGDQTGSTQTITAIQDAATGGEENFIFFPPSDVSNLAPGETQTFETNFGSIAAINAALGTDFGPGDELEAVQQVGSNLDPTASPDPVVEDEATAPFTVIEEGTVFEVSDLDAPESADSGAPIDVSANVTNLGSDAGEQSVDFVFDDAVAASQDVSLDSTETRTVTFEDVELPDADGIFEHGVFTANDSQTAQIAVGDVPTPSVAVVDDSGDFGGAVSDALDAQLPVNYNVSTTTSGAVANGDVDADVVVVQNVEPTAAPGLVDAVEGDSVGAVWLDNWGGGSNGVPARSDVTGDPAETFDGDAVPTPIAYNVQADHPIFDGVAASGESVPIHTGTFGDHAWFNDTDADVLATVAADGGAVTAGDAFAVDEANNTVLASTLGYSAFVNSEDFTAEANAILANSVKYATPEGDGTVQFGQDEYVVGPDETPTLTVETNAENVAGYEIQLEFDPDRIEVESAESANLSGSISRNIDNDNGTVTVAEVAANGVSEPALFELDVTYVGDEGDSASLAFDAEDSEVLNADTETLEVDYSDGTVTSGELGDVNLDGEVDVSDAILIQQHVAEQEPSGEFNLALADVNGDGSVDISDVLAVLDEVTAGNDSTSPGATATEVNGTDAASLAAPPA; this is translated from the coding sequence ATGGTACGACGGAAAACACTCTTTGCGACGCTATTCGCGGCCGTCATGGTCGCGTCCATGTTCGCGCCGACCGCGGGTGCGGCGGCAGTCATGGACGGGACCGGCGGCGACGCGGTCGACGCCGGCGCAGCCGACGTCGACTCAGAGGTACAGCAGCAGACAGAAACGACGGCGGAGACGAACCAGAGTGACCGAGCCGAGCGCAAGGCGGACGCGCTCGACCGCGGGACGCGGCTCGCGCCCGGGGCGGACCGGTCGGGAGTCCATCCGGCCCTCCGGTCGGCCAGCGGCGAGACGGTGGTCGTGATCTCCGTTGAGCGCGGGCTCGACCCGCAGACCCTGCCCGCCGATTCATCGGCGGCGCTCGACGCGATCAAAGACGACTCCGACGCGACCCAGCAGCCGGTCGTCGACGCGCTCGAAACGGAGTTCGACGCCGACGTCCGGAACCGGTTCTGGGCTGGAAACGTCGTCACCGCCGAGGTCGACCTCAGCGAGGTCGACATACGGGTACTGGCGGAGAAGATCGACGGCGTCAAATCCGTCTCCCCGAACGTCCGGTACGAGCGGCCCGACCCGCCGGCGACCGGGAGCGACGCCGGCGCCGCGCCCGCGAACCACAACGGGAGCTACACCTACGGGCTCGAACAGATCAACGTCCCCGAGTTCGAAGACGAGTTCGACACTCAGGGCGAGGGCGCTACCGTCATGATCGGCGACAACGGCATCTCGAACCCCGAGGAGGGACACCCCGACCTCGAGTTCGCCACGGAGGCGATCGTCGAGAACGGGACCGTCGACGAGGGCACCCTCGTCGGCGGCAGCGCGGGCTCGCACGGCGAGCACACCGCCGGCACCGCGACCGGTGCGGCCCATCCGGCCGGCGACGTGCCGCGGTACGGCGTCGCGCCCGAGGCCGACCTGCTGATGGCCGACGTGTTCGCGGGCGGCGCGTTCTCCGAGGACATCATCGCCTCGATGCAGTGGGCGGCAGAGAACGACGCCGACGTCGCGAGCTTCAGCCTCGGCTTCCCGTCCAGCACGGGACTGTCGACGTTCCAGCCGGCCTACGTCGAGACGATCCAAGACGTGAACGCGGCCGGCACCGTCGCGGTCGTCTCCGCCGGGAACTCCGGCAGCGGCGACGGCGGCGGGCCGGTCACGTCGCCGGCGACGAACTTCCGCTCGGCGGCGATCGGCGCGTCCAACTCGGCCGGGACGATCGCAGCGTTCTCCAGCGGCGACGTGATCACCGACGACGACGTCGAGATCGTCGGCCCCGAGAACGGTACCCTTCCGGACACCTTCCCGCACCGATACGTCCAACCCGACGTCTCGGCGCCCGGCGCGAACGTGCTGAGCTCCGGACCGCTCGGCGGCGACGTCGGCGACGACAACGCGACGTACTCGACCGCCAGCGGCACGTCGATGGCGGCCCCGCACTACGCGGGGGCCGTCGCGCTGCTCCAGTCGGCCACGGACGAGGAGCTCTCGCCCGGGCTGATCCAGGCCGCGCTCGCGGAGACGGCCGAGAAGCCGGACAACGAGTTCCCGAGCGCCGACGGCCGCGACATCCGGTACGGGACCGGGATCATCGACGTCAACGCGGCCGCGCAGGCGCTGAACGAGACGCAGACGGTCGAGGGCACGGTCACGGACAACGCGACCGGCGACGCGGTCGTCGGCGCGACCGTCGCCACCGACGCCGGCGCGCTGACGACGACCGACGAGAACGGCTCGTACGTCCTCGAAACCACGGAAGATCCGGCGACGGTCACGGTCGACCAGTTCGGCTACGCCGAGCAGACGACCGAGGTGAGCGGGGGTGCGACGACCGACTTCGCGCTCGAACCGCAGCTCGCCGTCGACCTGATCGACGGTCAGCCGGGCTTCGCCGAGACCGGGGAATCCGTCGATCTCACCCTCGACGTCCGTAATCTCGATTCGCTGACGATCGACCTCACGGACGACTCCGGGCTCAACGCTTCCGACCTGACGGTCTCGGTCAACGGGACCGAGGTCGAGCTCGGCAACGAGACGACGTTCGACGGCCTCTCGGTCGACGCCGTTCCGGTCACGGTCGAGATCGCGGACGACGCGCCGACCGGCGAGACGTTCGCGCTCGAACACACCTTCGCCGGTCTCGGTGACTCGGTCACGGTCGTGACCGGCCCGACGGAGACCGTCGACGAGCTTCAGGGTCCCGAGTTCGAGGTCACGTCCATCGACGTTCAGGACGACGTCACGCCGGAGGAGTCGATCTTCATCACGGCGACCGTCGAGAACGTGGGCGACCAGACCGGCTCGACGCAGACGATCACCGCGATCCAGGACGCGGCCACGGGCGGCGAGGAGAACTTCATCTTCTTCCCGCCGAGCGACGTCTCGAACCTCGCGCCGGGCGAGACGCAGACGTTCGAGACGAACTTCGGCTCGATCGCGGCGATAAACGCCGCGCTCGGGACCGACTTCGGTCCCGGCGACGAGCTGGAGGCGGTCCAGCAGGTCGGGTCGAACCTCGACCCGACGGCCTCGCCAGACCCGGTCGTTGAGGACGAGGCCACCGCGCCGTTCACGGTCATCGAAGAGGGAACCGTCTTCGAGGTGAGCGACCTCGACGCGCCCGAATCGGCCGACTCCGGCGCCCCGATCGACGTGAGCGCGAACGTGACCAACCTCGGCTCCGACGCCGGCGAGCAGTCCGTCGACTTCGTCTTCGACGACGCCGTCGCCGCGAGCCAGGACGTCTCGCTCGACTCGACGGAGACCCGGACGGTCACCTTCGAGGACGTGGAACTGCCGGACGCGGACGGCATCTTCGAACACGGCGTGTTCACGGCGAACGACAGCCAGACCGCACAGATTGCCGTCGGCGATGTCCCGACGCCGTCCGTCGCAGTCGTCGACGACAGCGGTGACTTCGGCGGGGCCGTCTCTGACGCGCTCGACGCGCAACTGCCGGTGAACTACAACGTCTCCACGACGACGTCCGGCGCCGTCGCGAACGGCGACGTCGACGCCGACGTCGTCGTCGTCCAGAACGTCGAACCGACGGCCGCTCCCGGCCTCGTCGACGCAGTCGAGGGCGACAGCGTCGGCGCCGTCTGGCTCGACAACTGGGGCGGCGGCAGCAACGGCGTCCCGGCGCGGTCCGACGTGACGGGTGACCCGGCCGAGACGTTCGATGGCGACGCGGTCCCGACGCCGATCGCCTACAACGTCCAGGCGGACCACCCGATCTTCGACGGGGTCGCCGCGTCCGGCGAGTCCGTCCCGATCCACACCGGCACGTTCGGTGACCACGCGTGGTTTAACGACACCGACGCCGACGTGCTCGCGACCGTCGCGGCCGACGGCGGCGCTGTCACCGCCGGCGACGCGTTCGCCGTCGACGAGGCGAACAACACGGTGCTCGCCTCGACGCTCGGGTACAGCGCGTTCGTCAACTCGGAGGACTTCACCGCCGAGGCGAACGCGATCCTCGCGAACTCGGTCAAGTACGCCACCCCCGAGGGTGACGGAACGGTCCAGTTCGGGCAGGACGAGTACGTGGTCGGTCCCGACGAGACCCCCACGCTGACGGTCGAGACGAACGCGGAGAACGTCGCCGGCTACGAGATCCAGCTTGAGTTCGATCCGGACCGGATCGAGGTCGAGAGCGCCGAGAGCGCCAACCTCTCCGGCTCGATCTCGCGGAACATCGACAACGATAACGGCACCGTCACCGTCGCGGAAGTGGCGGCCAACGGTGTCTCCGAGCCGGCCCTCTTCGAACTCGACGTCACCTACGTGGGCGACGAGGGCGACTCGGCCAGCCTCGCGTTCGACGCCGAGGACTCCGAGGTGCTGAACGCCGACACCGAGACGCTGGAGGTCGACTACAGTGACGGCACGGTCACCAGCGGCGAACTCGGTGACGTAAACCTCGACGGCGAGGTCGACGTCAGCGACGCGATCCTGATACAGCAGCACGTTGCCGAACAGGAACCGTCCGGTGAATTCAACCTGGCGCTGGCCGATGTCAACGGTGACGGCTCCGTCGATATCTCCGACGTGCTCGCCGTCCTCGACGAGGTCACCGCCGGCAACGACTCGACCTCACCGGGAGCGACCGCAACGGAGGTGAACGGCACCGACGCGGCCTCGCTGGCCGCGCCGCCGGCGTAA
- a CDS encoding glycosyltransferase: MRVAFVSLFAPGHGETPARTRTLRTARGLAARGHDVVWLCARWWGGDHDAFDEGGVEYRSVTAEPSPAAFAARLPTALRRVGPDVVHAVNTPPTPALAATVAGSLSRVPVVVDWRRDHPADARRWYRPLARRADAVATPSRTTKTRVREHGADGDNVRVIPESIDFEAVESAAVDDRFDAVYSRRLDRHANVETFLLGLAELRGRDWTAAVIGDGPERGRIEATADDLRIDDRVAFLGDLPTEDRVPIFKGTHVAVATATWETFATDLLWAVASGCVALVEYQADSSAHELVEGRERGRLVTSPAELADEFVAVSDLDRRAVDSEFASFDHDAVIGRYVTLYEDLVGDA; the protein is encoded by the coding sequence ATGCGCGTCGCGTTCGTCTCGCTTTTCGCCCCCGGACACGGGGAGACCCCGGCGCGGACGCGAACTCTCCGGACCGCCCGCGGCCTCGCCGCCCGCGGCCACGACGTGGTCTGGCTCTGCGCCCGCTGGTGGGGCGGCGACCACGACGCGTTCGACGAGGGAGGGGTCGAGTACCGCTCGGTCACCGCCGAGCCGTCGCCGGCCGCGTTCGCCGCGAGGCTCCCGACCGCGCTCCGGCGCGTCGGACCCGACGTCGTTCACGCGGTCAACACCCCGCCGACGCCGGCGCTCGCCGCCACGGTCGCGGGGTCGCTCTCGCGGGTCCCGGTCGTCGTCGACTGGCGGCGGGACCACCCGGCCGACGCCCGCCGCTGGTACCGGCCGCTCGCGCGGCGCGCGGACGCGGTCGCGACCCCCTCGAGGACCACCAAGACTCGGGTCCGCGAACACGGGGCCGACGGCGACAACGTCCGGGTGATCCCAGAGAGCATCGACTTCGAGGCCGTCGAGTCCGCGGCCGTCGACGACCGCTTCGACGCGGTGTACTCGCGGCGGCTCGACCGCCACGCCAACGTCGAGACGTTCCTCCTCGGCCTCGCCGAACTGCGCGGACGCGACTGGACCGCGGCGGTGATCGGTGACGGTCCCGAGCGCGGCCGGATCGAGGCGACCGCCGACGACCTCCGGATCGACGACCGGGTGGCGTTCCTCGGGGACCTTCCGACCGAAGACCGGGTTCCGATATTCAAGGGTACGCACGTCGCGGTCGCGACCGCGACGTGGGAGACGTTCGCGACCGACCTGCTGTGGGCGGTCGCGTCCGGCTGCGTCGCCCTCGTCGAGTACCAGGCGGATTCGAGCGCGCACGAGCTGGTCGAGGGACGCGAGCGCGGACGGCTCGTGACGAGCCCGGCGGAGCTTGCCGACGAGTTCGTCGCGGTCAGCGACCTCGACCGCCGCGCGGTCGACTCCGAGTTCGCTTCGTTCGACCACGACGCGGTGATCGGCCGCTACGTGACGCTGTACGAGGACCTCGTCGGAGACGCGTAG
- the mfnA gene encoding tyrosine decarboxylase MfnA: MQRPEPEPQSFDRVLSSMCTEPHPDARAAAERFLAANPGDPATYETVAALEERAVERLATLADHPTPADAAGYVTAGGTEANVQAVRSARNRHDARDVNVVAPESAHFSFTKAAELLDVELRTVPVDDDYRADTDAVAAAVDDATALVVGVAGTTEYGRVDPIPELAGIAGEAGARLHVDAAWGGFVLPFTDRDWSFDDAAVDTLTIDPHKFGQAPVPAGGLLAREDAALDALAVDTPYLESRSQATLTGTRSGAGVAGAVAAMDALWPDGYREAAERAADDAAWLAEELADRGYDVVDPELPLVAAAVPEPEFAALRDAGWKVSRTGAGELRVVCMPHVTRSALRALLDDLDRIRG, translated from the coding sequence ATGCAACGGCCGGAACCGGAGCCGCAGTCGTTCGACCGGGTACTCTCCTCGATGTGTACCGAGCCGCACCCGGACGCCCGCGCGGCCGCCGAGCGGTTCCTCGCGGCGAACCCCGGCGACCCAGCCACCTACGAGACCGTGGCCGCGCTCGAAGAGCGGGCCGTCGAGCGGCTCGCGACGCTGGCCGACCACCCGACCCCGGCCGACGCGGCGGGATACGTCACCGCCGGCGGCACCGAGGCGAACGTCCAGGCGGTGCGGTCGGCGCGGAACCGGCACGACGCGCGCGACGTCAACGTCGTCGCCCCGGAGAGCGCGCACTTCTCGTTCACCAAGGCCGCGGAGCTGCTCGACGTGGAGCTGCGGACCGTCCCCGTCGACGACGACTACCGGGCCGACACCGACGCGGTCGCGGCCGCGGTCGACGACGCCACCGCGCTCGTCGTCGGCGTCGCCGGCACCACGGAGTACGGTCGGGTCGACCCGATCCCGGAGCTGGCGGGGATCGCGGGTGAGGCCGGGGCGCGGCTCCACGTCGACGCCGCGTGGGGCGGGTTCGTCCTCCCCTTCACCGACCGCGACTGGTCGTTCGACGACGCCGCGGTCGACACGCTGACGATCGACCCCCACAAGTTCGGACAGGCGCCGGTCCCGGCGGGCGGACTCCTCGCCCGCGAGGACGCCGCGCTCGACGCGCTCGCGGTCGACACGCCGTACTTGGAGTCGCGATCGCAGGCGACGCTGACCGGGACGCGGAGCGGTGCCGGGGTCGCCGGCGCCGTCGCGGCGATGGACGCGCTGTGGCCCGACGGCTACCGCGAGGCGGCCGAGCGCGCGGCCGACGACGCCGCGTGGCTGGCCGAGGAGCTCGCGGACCGCGGGTACGACGTCGTCGACCCCGAGCTCCCGCTCGTCGCCGCCGCGGTCCCGGAGCCGGAGTTCGCGGCGCTCCGCGACGCCGGCTGGAAGGTGTCGCGGACCGGGGCGGGAGAGCTTCGCGTGGTGTGTATGCCGCACGTGACGCGGTCGGCGCTGCGGGCGCTCCTCGACGATCTGGACCGGATCCGCGGGTGA
- the ppsA gene encoding phosphoenolpyruvate synthase, with amino-acid sequence MAVLLLEDVSADDVGTVGGKAASLGELIGAGLPVPPGFAVTADTYRTFIEEAGIDEELFDAVNVDPEDSTALREAEATAERLILDTPFPDGVREEILTRYQAMSEDGAEAFVAVRSSATAEDLPDSSFAGQQETFLNVREDDLLRRVKECWASLFTQRAIYYRQQRGFPHAEVDIAVVVQRMVDAEKSGVMFTSHPSTGEPQVTIEAAWGLGEAVVSGTVSPDNYVYDRERGAVDDVTVADKKVEMVKDEATGETVKLDVDEERRTARVLSDAEIGDLVELGERVEDHYGVPQDVEWAIYDGEIYMLQSRPITTIREDAGDEEGASGGTAGGEGDGREGGDGGGAATADGDGTRAVAGTNGATSANGKTGDDDADLLVDGLGASPGAVSGTVRIVRKLDQLDQVQEGDVLVTEMTMPDMVPAMKRAAGIVTDEGGMTSHAAIISRELGVPAVVGTGNGTRVLEDDQHVTLDGDKGTVRAGEDESAEPGEEFEPVEAARPETPVKPMTATEVKVNVSIPEAAERAAATGADGVGLLRIEHMVLSLGKTPEKYIADHGAEAYQDELVEGVRRVADEFHPRPVRVRTVDAPTDEFRELEGGDGEPVEPNPMLGWRGTRRSLDKPEPFRQELAAFARLYGMGYDNLEVMFPLVNDAADIEGITGHMREAGIDPETHRWGVMVETPASALQIEELAAAGIDFASFGTNDLTQYTLAVDRNNGHVAGRFDELHPAVLKLIGDTIETCRELGVDTSICGQAGSKPEMVDFLVEKGISSISANIDAVRDVQHEVKRTEQRLLLDSVR; translated from the coding sequence ATGGCAGTACTCTTGCTGGAAGACGTCAGCGCCGACGACGTCGGGACCGTCGGCGGTAAAGCCGCGTCGCTGGGGGAACTCATCGGTGCTGGACTCCCGGTCCCGCCGGGGTTCGCCGTCACCGCGGACACGTACCGGACCTTCATCGAGGAGGCCGGGATCGACGAGGAGCTGTTCGACGCGGTCAACGTCGACCCGGAAGACTCTACCGCGCTCCGCGAGGCCGAGGCGACCGCGGAGCGCCTGATCCTCGACACGCCGTTCCCCGACGGGGTGCGCGAGGAGATCCTAACGCGGTACCAGGCGATGAGCGAGGACGGCGCGGAGGCGTTCGTCGCGGTCCGCTCGTCCGCGACCGCCGAGGACCTCCCGGACTCCTCCTTCGCCGGCCAGCAGGAGACGTTCCTCAACGTCCGGGAGGACGACCTCCTCCGACGGGTGAAGGAGTGCTGGGCCTCGCTTTTCACCCAGCGGGCGATTTACTACCGACAGCAGCGCGGCTTCCCGCACGCCGAGGTCGACATCGCGGTCGTCGTCCAGCGGATGGTCGACGCCGAAAAGTCCGGCGTGATGTTCACCAGCCACCCCTCGACGGGCGAGCCGCAGGTCACCATCGAGGCCGCGTGGGGACTCGGTGAGGCGGTCGTCTCCGGCACCGTCTCGCCCGACAACTACGTGTACGACCGCGAGCGCGGCGCGGTCGACGACGTCACGGTCGCGGACAAGAAGGTGGAGATGGTGAAAGACGAGGCGACCGGCGAGACGGTCAAACTCGACGTCGACGAGGAGCGCCGCACGGCGCGGGTGCTCTCCGACGCGGAGATCGGCGACCTCGTCGAACTCGGTGAGCGCGTCGAGGACCACTACGGCGTCCCCCAAGACGTCGAGTGGGCGATCTACGACGGCGAGATATACATGCTCCAGTCGCGCCCGATCACGACGATCCGGGAGGACGCCGGCGACGAGGAGGGAGCGAGCGGGGGCACCGCGGGCGGGGAAGGTGACGGCAGAGAAGGCGGAGACGGGGGCGGCGCGGCGACCGCCGACGGGGACGGCACGAGGGCGGTGGCCGGGACGAACGGCGCGACGAGTGCGAACGGCAAGACGGGCGACGACGACGCGGACCTCCTCGTCGACGGACTCGGCGCCAGCCCGGGCGCCGTCTCCGGCACCGTCCGGATCGTCCGCAAGCTCGACCAGCTCGATCAGGTACAGGAGGGCGACGTGCTGGTGACGGAGATGACGATGCCGGACATGGTGCCGGCGATGAAACGCGCAGCGGGAATCGTCACCGACGAGGGTGGGATGACGAGCCACGCCGCGATCATCTCCCGGGAACTCGGCGTCCCGGCGGTCGTCGGCACCGGCAACGGGACCCGCGTCCTCGAAGACGACCAGCACGTCACCCTCGACGGAGATAAGGGGACGGTCCGGGCGGGCGAAGACGAGTCGGCCGAGCCGGGCGAGGAGTTCGAGCCGGTGGAGGCCGCACGCCCGGAGACGCCTGTCAAGCCGATGACGGCGACGGAGGTGAAGGTGAACGTCTCGATCCCGGAGGCGGCCGAGCGCGCCGCGGCGACCGGTGCCGACGGCGTCGGGCTGCTCCGGATCGAGCACATGGTGCTGTCGCTCGGGAAGACGCCGGAGAAGTACATCGCGGACCACGGGGCGGAGGCCTACCAAGACGAGCTCGTCGAGGGCGTCCGGCGCGTCGCCGACGAGTTCCACCCGCGGCCGGTCCGGGTGCGCACCGTCGACGCGCCGACCGACGAGTTCCGCGAGCTGGAGGGCGGCGACGGCGAGCCGGTCGAACCCAACCCGATGCTCGGCTGGCGGGGGACCCGCCGGAGCCTCGACAAGCCGGAGCCGTTCCGGCAGGAGCTGGCCGCGTTCGCGCGGCTCTACGGGATGGGGTACGACAACCTCGAAGTGATGTTCCCCCTGGTCAACGACGCGGCGGACATCGAGGGGATCACGGGTCACATGCGCGAGGCCGGGATCGACCCGGAGACGCACCGGTGGGGCGTGATGGTCGAGACGCCCGCCAGCGCGCTCCAGATCGAGGAGCTGGCGGCCGCCGGCATCGACTTCGCCTCCTTCGGCACCAACGACCTCACGCAGTACACGCTCGCGGTCGACCGCAACAACGGACACGTGGCCGGCCGCTTCGACGAGCTTCATCCGGCCGTGCTGAAGCTCATCGGCGACACGATCGAGACGTGCCGGGAGCTGGGCGTCGACACCAGCATCTGCGGACAGGCCGGCTCGAAGCCCGAGATGGTCGATTTCCTCGTCGAGAAGGGGATCTCATCCATCTCAGCGAACATCGACGCGGTCCGCGACGTCCAACACGAGGTCAAACGGACCGAACAGCGGCTACTGCTCGACTCGGTCCGCTAA
- a CDS encoding halocyanin domain-containing protein, with protein MSSDDVSRRAFMRTAGGAAAAAGAATATAGTAAAQEVEPDWPSEASGGNVGSYTDARGQDSVTISVGAGDQGLAFDPTLVWVDEGTTVTWEWTGAGGSHNVQTVDDGGPAALDSGDPVGEEGATYEYETSGEDAGITHYHCVPHTAVGMHAGIAVGEDVATVETGGGGGGSDAVFVPDAARALGVATFIAMVSTLGLAFVFMKYGGTITRQEQA; from the coding sequence ATGAGTTCGGACGACGTCTCTCGGCGCGCGTTCATGCGGACGGCCGGCGGTGCGGCGGCCGCCGCCGGCGCGGCGACGGCGACGGCGGGGACGGCGGCTGCACAGGAAGTGGAACCCGACTGGCCGAGCGAGGCCAGCGGCGGGAACGTCGGGTCGTACACCGACGCTCGCGGGCAGGACTCGGTGACCATTTCGGTCGGCGCGGGCGACCAGGGCCTCGCGTTCGACCCGACCCTCGTGTGGGTCGACGAGGGGACGACGGTCACTTGGGAGTGGACGGGCGCTGGCGGCTCCCACAACGTCCAGACCGTCGATGACGGCGGCCCGGCCGCGCTCGACAGCGGTGACCCGGTCGGCGAGGAGGGAGCCACCTACGAGTACGAGACGTCGGGCGAGGACGCCGGCATCACCCACTACCACTGCGTTCCCCACACCGCGGTCGGGATGCACGCCGGCATCGCCGTCGGCGAGGATGTCGCCACCGTCGAGACCGGTGGTGGTGGTGGGGGCTCGGACGCCGTGTTCGTCCCGGACGCCGCTCGGGCGCTGGGCGTCGCGACGTTCATCGCGATGGTGAGCACGCTGGGGTTGGCGTTCGTCTTCATGAAGTACGGCGGCACGATCACCCGGCAGGAGCAGGCGTAG